From the Mycobacterium sp. DL592 genome, the window TCGCGGGACTCACCTCTCGTTGACACAGCGACCCACGCACCTACATTGGGGAGATGGGGAGTAACCAACGGCGGTGGCGGGCGCGGACAGGTCTGGCGATGACGTGCCTGGCGGCACTGATCGTGTCGAGCGGCGGCATCGGGGTGGCCCAGGCGGACGAACGGACGCCCGTGCCGGGCGCACCTGCCCCGTCGGCCCCAGCAGTGCTCATCGACCTCGGTGATCCCGCCGCGGTAGCCGCCTGGACGACGGTCAACGATCCCGTCATGGGCGGCCGGTCGACCTCGACGGTCACCTTCGGCGACGGTGGCCTCGTGTTCTCGGGCAACATCTCGCTGGACAACAACGGCGGGTTCGCCTCGGCCCGCGGTCCGATCGATCCCGACATCGGGCCCCGGGCAGCAGGTGCACCGTCGCTGAGCGTCCGCGCATTGGGCGACGGCAAGACCTACGTGCTGAAGGTGGAGACGGGCCAGCCTTGGTCCTACATCCAGCGTTTCTCGACAGACCCCGGCGTCCGGCGAACCTACGATCTGCCCGTCGGCGGCTTCGAGCCGGTGGGCAGGTTCCTCGATCCGGTGCCGGCGCCGCCTCTGGACCCGTCGGCGATCAACCGGGTCGGGATCTACATCCTCGATAAGCAGGAAGGCCCGTTCCAACTCGCCGTCAGCGCTATCGACACTTCACGATGAGGATTCCGCGGGGCGCCTAAACTCTTGTGGTGCCAAGAAAACTCACTGACGAAGAAGTCGCGGCTTATCTCGACAGCCGCCCGGGCTGGGCGATACTGACCACCATCGAGACGGACGGATTCCCGCACTCCGTGCCGCTGGGATACTTCCGCCTCGGCCGCGACATCATCATGGGTGTGCGAGATGGCACCCGCAAACTGGCCAACATCGAAAGCAACCCGAACGTGAGTGTCTTGCTCGAAGACGGCTCGACGATGGCCGACATCCGTGGCGTGATGATCCAGGGCCGCGCCCGCGTGGTTCGCGAAGCGGGTGAGGCGCTTGAGCTTGCCAGGGAAGGTGCCCGCGCGCGAGGCGTGCCAGAGCCGGAGTGGCCCACCGCGCCCCGACCGGGCGCCGCCTATATCCGCGTGACCCCGGTGCGAACGCGGTCGTGGGACTACGGAAACCCAACGCCGAACCAGACTTAGCTTCGGCCGGCTGTCGTAGTAGGCAACCTGCTGCGCTGCCTTCGGCCCGAAGGTCCATGCGCTGCAATTGGTATGGGCTGACGACAACGGGCGCTTCCCGTGGGCGGCAGGCTGGGGCCATGGGCGTCACCGCCAGCCCGTCTCAGGGCAGCGTGCGGAGTGGCCGAATACAGCTGCCTGAATCAGCGGGTCGCCGTTGTACATCGCGCGCGTCCGAGTCGAGCGTGGATTGGTCAGGAGTCTCTCCATGACGACGATCTCGGTAGTGTCATCGCCGGACGGCCACACGGCACAGCCCGGGGAGGTGGAATTGCTAGCGAGTTTGAGAAGCGTCGGAGCGTTCCACCGGCTCATCGGCGAGTGGTGGCGTGAGCCGGTCGACTACGCCACGCAGGTGCATTACTTCAGGCGGGCGATGTCGGGTGCAGTGCAAGTCCTGATCGGTTTGGGAACGGGACTCGACGCGGTGCTCTCCGCCGCGATCCTGTTGCCGTCCGCGAGCACCATCGCGTCGCGGGTGGCCGTGGCGTTCTTTGTTGCGCTGCAGGCTTTCTGGTCGTGGGTGTGGTGTTTCCGGTCGTGGCCCTCGCGGCGGATGTCGCTGATGTTCGTCTTCTCCGCAGACTTCGCGATTACCGCGATGGTCTCGCTGGAACCAAATTGGGTACTGGCCGCATTCGGGCTCAGCTTCATGTCCATGCTCTCGGTGTACCTGGTGTTCTTCGACGGCCCGAAAGTGCTGGCGGCCCACATCCTCTGGGCCTTCATCACGATGGCCGGCTTCGTGCTACGGCTCGGCATCGAAGCGCAGGTCGACGTCGTCGAGTTCATCGCGACGGCCCTCGTCCCGCTGGCGCTGGTTCTTGGGACGCCGTTGGGTGTGCAATCCGCGATCTGGGCGTTGCGTAACGACGCCGAGAAGTCGGTCATCGATCCGTTGACAGGACTGTTGAACCGGCGCGGGCTGCATCTGCATGTCGGCGACCTCGTCAGCGACGGCAATTCCCGAGACGCGCACATCGTGGTGATGGTCGTCGATCTGGACCGGTTCAAAGCCGTCAACGACACCTTCGGCCACACGGTCGGAGACGAGGTCCTGATCCGCAGTGCCCGGCGGATCAAGTCCGCGGTTCGCGGCGGTGCGTTGGTTGCCCGCGTGGGCGGTGAGGAATTCGTCGTCGTCGACCTCGCCGAACCTGGACACCCACAGCACGTCACCGAGCGGGTGCTCGCCGCGGTCGCTGCCCCCGACGATCACCCTCCGATTACTGCGAGCGTGGGCGCAACCAGTGTGGCGGTGGCCAGATTCGCCGCGCTGGAGAGCGATCCAGCCACATTGTTGGAAACCATCATCGGGCACGCCGATCAAGCGATGTTCGATGCCAAGCGCCGCGGCGGCAACTCGGCGATCCATGTACCGGCACCTGGTCCGGCGTGATACTTGGATGAGTGACGCGACAGGCTCGCTTCGATCCCCGCCAATTGACAACGGGCGTTGCCAGAAGCTCGTGTCCGCGATAAATTCGCCTCATGACGGTGACTGGTGAGCGTCCGAAGATCCTCCTCGAGGACGTCGACTTCAATCGCCGTGACCATCCCGACCGACCATTGCGGCCCATCCCGCCCGGTCGTGACCACTTCGCCGACCAGTGGCGCCGGATGCGCGAATTCCTGTTTGGGGAGTGGATCGACATCGACAAAGAGGTCCAGCCCAGCGACCTCACCCGGCTGCGTGACGACTATTTCTGGCAGCGCGACGAATACATGATCGGCGCGGTCGACGCGTTCGAGCGCCTCGGTCCCGAGCAGGGTCGCGCGCTGTTCGAGCAGGCGTTGACCCGCGGCATCGACACCCTCGATGATCCGCCGCAAGAGTTCGTCGATCTCTTCGAGCACCTGGATCGGCTGCCTGCGCAGTTCGATCTCGAGTCTGCCGAGCGGGGCCGGATGCTGGCGATGGCGAGCACGTGGGCCGCCACCACGATCATCCGCTCGTGGGCCTTCTACGAAACCGCGATGACGGGTGACATCTCCGCAGCCACCGGTGCCACCGGCCGATTCGCCGACGACGGCCCACGCCGCTTCATCGAAACTGCGCGGGTATTCGCAGCATTCACGCTGCCAGACATCTTCGACCGGCAGTCACAGGCCTTCCAGGACGTGGTGCGGGTGCGGTTGATGCACGCACTGGCCAGCCGCGGCCTCCGCCGCAAATGGGGTGACGACGTCTACCTCAAGTTCGGTGAACCCATCCCCGTGACGTCGCTGCTGGGTTTCGGCAGCGGCATGCTGCTCGGACGTCTCGTCGACCACGCGTTCGGGCGCAAGCTGACGCCGCAGCAACTCGAGGATCTCGCCGAGTATTCGTCGTTTTCCGGCCGGTTGTGGGGAGCCCCGGAACTGCTCCACTCCGAGAACGGCATCGAGCTGATCAAATCGTTGAATTACGTTCTGGCCAGGGGTGGTAACCCGTCGCCGTGGCGCGCCCAGCTGGTCGACGCCATCGCCGGCCCGGCACACCTGACAACCCTGACCGAGGCGCTTCCCGGCTGGGTCAGGAACCTGGTATCCCAGTACGCCAACCAGATCACGGCCAGTATTGCCTTGGCGCCGGCCGGCGTCGTATTCGGCTACCAGCAGATCGAGGCCATGGTGGCCGGCACGCTCTTCGAGCAGCTGGGCTACAACTTCGAGCGCCGGGCGCGATACTTCGCGAACATCACCAAGCTCAACGTCGGTATCGCCATGGTGGCCGACCGACTGCCGTGGTCCAACCCGATCCGTGAGGCCAGGAAGAAGAGCGGGGCGGCCGCGCGTGAGCGAATTGCCATGCTGGACAAGATCGCGCGCGATCTCCAGACCCCGACGACCTACACCCACCACGACCGCTCGACGTCGGGGGAGGGCTTCACCGGCTAGCCGGCCGGACCTCTGCTTGGCCCGAATTCGACCCGAACCGCCCCGTACTACCATCGAGTTCTATGACGGACGAAGCACCTCAACCGGCTTCGGGGCAGGGGCAGGTCGGCGAGATCCCCCCGCTCGACGTCGTCGGCTCTGGGATTCTGCCCCCTGTCGAGGTCGCTGTGCGTCGACGTTTTGGCCTACTCGAGCGGTTCGCGCCCTGGCTGGGATCACGGTGGGCGGTCGAGTTGTGGTGCACTCCACCGGTTCTCGAGTCGGCTCTGCGGATGCCGCCGGGTGTGCCCCCCGGCAGGCCGGTGGAAGCGTTCTGGGATGGGCACCGGGTCGCTGGTGAGGAATGGGGTGAGGGCCCGCCGATATATCTGGTGCACGGGTGGGGCGGGCAGCGCCCGCACCTGGCGATGTTCGTCAAACCGCTGGTGGAAGCCGGGCACCGGGTCATTGCCTTCGACCTGCCCAGCCACAACGAATCCGATCCCGGTGCGCTCGCTCCCGGTCGCACCACCGCCACCGAGTGTGCTGACGCGATCGCGGCCATGATTCAGGCCCATGGACCAGCGCACGGGGTGGTCGCTCACTCACTGGGTGCGAACGCGACTGCTTTGGCGGCGGCGCAGGGCGCACCGGTGGGACGCCTGGTCTTCTTCGCGCCCATGGCAGATTTTCCGCTCTATCTCGACCTGTTCGCCGCACGGCACGGCTTCGGGCGCCGAATCCGGGCGGGACTACACCGTCGGCTGGAAAAACGAATCGCCATGCCTCTGCATGAGACCAATATGACCCGAGTTGGTCGACGGGCCAACTACCCTCCGCTGCTTCTCATCCACGACCCCGACGACCCGGACAGTCCGTACGCCGCGACCGAGCGACTCGCCGCGTCATGGCACGGTGCGCGACTGCTGACCACGCAGGGGCTCGGCCGGTTGGCCCATTACCGCGTCCTGCGCCATCGCCCGGCTATCACTGCCGGGGTGCAGTTCATCGGCGAGCGGTCGGACGACTAGCCCGCGGGTGTCACGTCAAGTCCCGAGCCCTTGATCGACGCCTTGGCCCGAGGCTCGGCGCGCACACTTTTCGTGCCGCGCACGTAACCGGTCGCCGAGATCGACGCCGCGAGCAGCGCGTCCTCGCCCTTGACGAACGGATGGAAGCCGACGCCGGCGCCGCCGCGTCCCTTCACCGGAATGTCTGCGACTTCGGTGACCTTCCAACTCTTTTCCGACACTGACAGGATGGCCTCGCCGTTGCCGCACGACACCGGCAGCGCGGCAATCACCTCGTCGCCCTCGGCGGCCAGCTTCACTCCGGCGACACCGTTGCCCGCCGCGCCCTGCGGATTGACCGCGGCCGGATCGATCCGCAGAACCTTGCCCCGCCGCGTCACCAGCGCCAGGTGGTAACCCACGGGTAACACCCCCGAGCGCACCAGGCCGGTGATGTCGGGCGCCACCGGGATGTCCCGGATCTTGTACGGCAAACCATTTCCGGTCGTGAACTTCACCCGCCCGTCGGACCACACCGCCCAGCCGAGACCGGACGTCAGCAGCTCTCCGTGGCTGTCGGAGAACACGCCGCGATCGTCCAGGCGCCAGGCGGTGTTGACCTTGCGTTCGCGGGCACCGTCCTCGTCGGTGCTGGAGGCCACCGGGGTGGCCTCGGCGTCGAGCACGGTGCGACGGTCGAACTCGGGGCCCTTGAACAGTTTTGCGGTCTCGACGAGCTCCTGGTCGATCACCGCCCGGCGGGCATCCGGGTTGGACACCAGCTCGGTCAACTGGGCGAACTCGGCATCCAGCTTGTCTGCCTCGGCCCGCAGTTCGATGACATCGAGTTTGGTGAGTCGGCGAAGCTGCAGTGCCAGAACGTAATCGGCCTGCACCGCGTCGATCTTGAACCGCTCCTGCAACCCCTGACGGGCCTCGTCGACGGTGTCGGAGCCGCGGATGACGGCGACTGCGGCGTCGATGTCGAGGTGGATGGTCATCAGGCCGGTCACCAGATGCCGGCGGGCGGTGACCTTCTCCAACCGGTACTCGCTTCGGTGCAGCACCACCGAATCGCGCAGCGACAGGAACGCCGCGATCAGCTCACGCACCGACCACCAGCGTGGCACCCGGTTCTCGTCGAGGGCGACCAGGCTGGCGGCGAACGTCGACTCCAGCGGGGTCAGCGCCAGTAGCTGTTCGCGGATCTGCTCGGCATCGTGGCCGCGTTTGGCGGTGACCACGATCCGCAGCCCGTTGCGTCGGTCGGTGAGGTCCGACATGTCGGCCACCCCGGACATTTCACCGGACTCGACCAGGGCCCGGATCCGTTCCTGCACAGTGTTACTCGCCACGCCGGGCGGTAGTTCGGTGATGATGCAGTTCTTGCCGTCGACCGAGACCGTGCCGCGGACGGTGAACGCCCCGCGGCCGGTGGTGATGTACTCCCGCAGTCCGGCCGTGCCGACGACGGTGGACCCGCATCCCCAGTCCGGCCCGGGGATGAGTTTCACCAGCCGGTCGTCGGTCATGTTCGGGGTCTTCAGCAGGGCCCGGCACGCGGCCATGATCTCGCGGGGGTTGTGTGCGGGCACCTTGGTGGCCCATCCCTCGGCGATGCCGACGGCGCCGTTGCACAGCAGTACCGGCCACTGGGCCGGCAGCATCGTCGGCTCGGTCCACTCGCCGTCGAACGTCGGCACCATCGGTACGGCATGGTCGTCGAGTTCGGCGGTCAGGGCCGCGCCGGGTGGCGACAGCCGCATCTCGGTGTAGCGATCGGCGGCGGGGATGTCACCTTGAATACGCGGGAATGCGCCCTGTCCGTCAATGACTTTCACGCGCTGAAACTCGGCGGCCATCAGCGCGGCCGCCCCGTACATCGAGGCGCCGCCGTGGGGGTGCAGGTTGCCGGTGACCGCCGAGCAGACCTTCGACGACTTCTGCGGCTTGTTGCCGGGCAGCAACTTCGACTCGTGCATCTGATAGAGCAGACGCCGCTGGCCGGGTTTGAGCCCGTCGAACGCCGACGGGATGGCGCGGTCGCTGACGCTGTAGAGCGCGAAGGTCAGCTGATAGTGGTTCCAGTAGTCATCGGCGCTCTGGTCGAGCACCAGGTCGGGGTTCTGCTCGGGGATGTCGAGGGTAGCGGTCACGAGATACTCCTAGTCGAGGTCCAGCGCGGAGGTGTCGACACGGGCGGCGATATCGGCCATCCACGTGCGTCGGCCCTCGGGCGGCCCGCCGAACAACGTGTGGTGCAGGTTCATCTCGCTGTGGTCAAGGTGGACGCGAATCACTGTGCGCCGCTGGGGATCCAGCACCGTGTTCCAGAAGTCGTCGGCGTCCATCTCACCGAGGCCCTTGTTGCGCTGAACTTCCACCCGCTTCTTGGAGGTCGCCTTCAGCTGGGCCACCGCCGCGTCACGCTCGGACTCGTCCTGGCAGTAGATCCGCTCGTCACCGTTCTTCACCACGAACAGCGGCGGCAGCGTCACGTAGACCATGCCGGCCGCCACGAGCGGACGGTAGAAGTCCAGAAACATCGAGATCAGGCTCGAGTTGATGTTGCCGCCGTCGGGATCGGCGTCGGAGGCGAACAGGATCCGGTCATAGCGGCACTGCTCGGGGTCGCAGTTGTCGCGCACGCCGCAGCCCAGGATGCGTTCGATCGAATCGAACTCGTCTTTGGCCCGTGCCTTGCTCAGGGCGTACCCGTAGACGTTGGGCGGCTTGCCTTTCAGTGGGTAAGCCGCCTGAAAGGTGGCGTCGCGCGCGGCCTTGATGGTGCCCAGCGCTGAGTCGCCCTCGCAGAGGAACAGTTCGGCACCTGAGCCGCGCCCGGTTTCCCTGCTGGGCAACAACTTCGGTGGCAGCGACAGATTGGTGCCGAGCCCTTTGGCTTTCGATGCCGCGCGGGAGCGTGCCTTGGCGCCTTCAGCGCTGCGCCGCGCCCGCGCGAACTCCAGTGCCAGCTTCGTCCACAGCGACACGACCTCACCGTTGGCCGGATTCGCGGCCCACACGGTGACGCTGCGCGCCACATCCGGTGCCATCGCCAGGTTTAGTGACCGCGACGACACCGCTGTCTTGGCCTGGGAGTCCCACGACACGTCGGGTGCGCGGGTGTCGACGGCCAGGGCGGTCACGGCCGCGAAATCCTGTGGCTCCGGGCCTTCTTCGCCTTTGGCCAGGCCGAGGTCGCGGATGCGCGATGCCCGGTCGGACAGGGCCTCGGATAGCCCTTTCATGGCCGCGGTCAGGTGCGAGCCGCCGCCGGGGGTGCGCACCGTGTTGCAGAACGCGGCCACCGTCGCCGGCTCGGCGGGACCTGCCGTCAGTGACCACCGAAACGGTGTCGGTCCGCGCCCGGTGGTGTACTCGCCACGGCCCTCGACGACAGCCCGCACCGTCGGTGCGGGGTTGCCGGCCGCGGTGCACATGAGGTCGAGCAGCGTGTCGGTACCCCAGGGGCCGTTGAACGCCTCGAGCAAGGCCGGCGGGACCTCGTCGCCCGGCCAGCCTTCGTCGACGACGATCAGGTGCACGCCAGGAGACATCCGCGCCGCGGCGTGGGCGCGCAGCAGCACTTCGGCGATGTCGATGCTGGAGTCCGGTACGACCGCGGTGTCGAACAGGATGCGCACTTCGGTGCCCTGCGCGTCGGGCTTTCGGTTGCTGATGCCGCGCAGCTTCTGGGTGTCGGCGCGGGTGAACGGCGCGTCCGGATCGAAGTCCCGGCCCCCGGAGCCCTCGAACACGCCGGGGTAGCCGCGGCCGAAGCTCTGCAGGTAGGTCTTTCCGGCCCGGCGGACCGTGACGTCGGTGCGGGCGGAGATGAAGACCGCTGCCGCGGCGCCGATTCCGTTCAGCCCTGCCCCGGTGCTGGTGGCGTCGGCGTGTGCGGAGAACTTCCCACCGGCCCGGGCGGTGCCCAGCGTCTTGACGATGCCGTTCTTCCCGGTCGTCGGATCGGTGTCGACCGGCAGACCCCGCCCGTCGTCAGCGACGCTGACCGAGCCGTCGCCGTGCAGGGTGATCGTGACGCACGAGCCGCCGTGACTGGGGTCGGCCACCTCTTCCACGGCGTTGTCGATCAACTCGCGCAATGCGGTATTCAGGACGTCCAGACCCAGGTTCACCGCCGGCCGCAGGCGGGTGTGCTGGACATCATCGAGCTCGGTGATGTCAGCAGCGGTGTAACTCACAACTCGTCCTCTCCACCGGTTGGGGCGCCGGTGGAATGGTAGACGCCAGGTCCGACTTTCTTGTGTATCCGCAGGTCACGCGTGGCGGTTGTGATTGCAGGCTTTGGTCTTTCACGCGGCGAACCGCTGAGGCAGAACCCGACGGCTACCGCTCAGACGCCGGCCGCCGCGTCGATACGTTCACGAATCAGATCGGCATGCCCGCAATGGCGGGCTGCTCTGTTGCGCCGCACCCATGTCCCAGATAAGTCATCGGCTGTCGCCCCTTCACAGGGCACGATGGAACGCATGGACGTCTTAGTGGTCGGGGCCGGACCCGCCGGTATGGCGTTGGCCGCAGCGTGCGGAAAGCTCGGACTGGATGTCGGATTGCTCGACCCGAATCCGGACCGGCCCTGGGTCGCCACCTACGGGATGTGGGTCCCGGAGCTCCCGGCTGACCTGCCCGCTTCCGTCGTGGCAGCGCGGGCCGCCGGCCGGGCGATCGCCATCACCGAACACCGGCTGGGCTGGGAGTACGCCGTCCTCGACATCGACGCGCTTCGGGCGCACCTGGCCGACCAGTTCATGGGGGTGACGGTGCACGCCGGGCGTGCGGTCGGATCACCGGAGCGCGGCGTGGTCGCCCTGGCCGACGGATCGACGCTGCGGGCCGCGGTCGTCGTGGACGCCGCCGGACGATGGCGCCCGCTGGATCCCACCCCGTCGCGCCGAGTGCCCGCCGAACAGACGGCGTACGGGCTGATCCTGCCCGAGGAATCGGTCACCGCGCTCGTCGCCGCCGACGAGGCACTGTTCATGGACTGGCGCGCTGACCACGGTGAGCCCGGTTGGCCGACGTTCCTCTACGTCGTCCCCCTGGGCCAAGGCCAGATACTCGTGGAAGAGACCTCACTCGCGCGCCGGCCCGGGCTGCCGTTGTCGACCCTGCGTCGCCGGCTCCACGCTCGGCTGGCACACCACGGCATCGCGGTACCCAATGATGCACGCTCGGAAAAGGTTTCGTTTCGCGTCGACCATCCGCGGCACTCCGGATCCACCGTCCTCGGCTTCGGTGCGGCCGCTCCGCTGATCCATCCGGCAACCGGATTCAGTGTGGCCGCATCGCTACACCTCGCCCCCAGGGTTGCGGCTGCGATCGCCGCGCACCTGCCGGGCGACCCCGACGGTGCGCTCGCCGCAGCCCACGCCACCGTCTGGTCACCGTCGGCGAAAGTGATCCACCGCGTTCGCCAGATCGGCCTGGAAGCGCTGCTGCGGATGCCGGGTGATGAGGTGGCCGCCTTCTTCGAGCAGTTCTTCGCGTTGCCCGAGGCCCACCGGTGGGCCTACCTGACCGGCCGCGATGACGTGGCAGGCACCATCGCGGCGATGGCATCACTGTTCCGCGAGTCGGACTGGCGCATGCGCCGCCACCTCGTCCTGCCGGCACTCATGCGCCCGCTGCCCACTAACGACCAGGCCGGTGTCCCGGTACAGACGTAGTCACGGATGCAGGTTCCACTGTCCGCAATCTGAGGCCAGCACGTCGCTGACGTCGACCTCGAGCCCGCCGACGACCGGACCGGGATTCGACGCGGTGCTCACGATGCGCTGATACAGGACGGCAGCGGGGTAGACCTGGCCGCCTGACCACGACCGCGTCTGCCACGCCCAGACGTGACCGGGCGACTGGGAACGGCCGATCACCCCGTCGGCGGCTGCCCACTGGCACGGGTTGATACCGCCGTAGATGCCGGTGCGCTGGACGCCGATCACCGAATTGATTCCGCGAAACCATTGCAGCGCAACGTTGTTCCAGGTGTCCCGGTTGATGTCGTCGTCGACGCTGAAGAAGATCGGCGCGCCCTGACCGCCGCCGGCGGCGGTGTGTAGCTGCCAGGCGGTACGCGCGTCGGCGACGCCGCCGGCATATCCGCGGGTGAAGTCCGACGGTGCGGTCCCGCCGGGCTTGCCGTACTGGTAATTGCTGACGATGACCAGTCCCGCGGCGGTCAGCGACTGCGCATACGGCAGGGTGATGGGCTTGGCGCCGAAGGTCGAGCCGGGCCGCGACGTCGAGACGTAATTGATGACCCCGGCGTGGCCTGCCGCCCGGATGTCCTGCGCCGGGATCTGACGCATGGCGAAGTCGATCAGCGTGGGAGCGGCCGCCGACGCCACAGGTGTGCCGGCACCGGCCGCGGCACCCAGCCCGGCCGCCAACGCCGACCCCGCGGCGGCGTAGCGCAGCGCGTCACGCCGCGAAATCGGGCGTGACGACCGCAGATCGGTGGTTCGAGGCGAGTCCGACACCGCGCGACCCTAACAACGCGCCGGCTGCAATCCGGGTAGCGACAGGCCGGCCGTGTCCGGTTCGCGATCGAGGTGACGCGCAATCGAAACGCCGTCTACTGTCAATCGGTGAGCGCGCGTTTTGAAGAGCTGGGCTGGCAGCAGACCCCGAAGGGCGTCATCAGCCTGCGCCGGCGATTCGACCCCACCGTGCGCGCCGACGTGTTCGAGGTCAAACTCGGCGACGAGCATCTGATGTCGAGCCTGTTCACCGTCGCCGAAAAGGAGCTGGCACGGCTCGGCCTGGCGCGAACCCCGGGGACCGCGCTCGACGTGGTCGTCGGTGGCCTCGGCCTCGGCTACACCGCCCAGGAAGCATTGCACTGCAATCGAATTCGAACCGTCACCGTCGTCGAGTACTCCGATGCCGTCATCGACTGGCACCAGCGCGATCTGCTCCCCGATACCGTCGGCCTGGCCGCCGACGATCGGGTCACGCTCGTCTGCGCGGACTTCTTCGGGGCTGCCACCGGTGCGGTCGGATTCGACCCGCACACCCCCGGCCGCACCTATGACGCGATCCTGCTCGACATCGACCACTCGCCGCGACATCTGCTCCACGACCCGCACGCCGACTTCTACACCCGCGACGGTCTGGAGGCCGTGTCCACCAAGCTCGCCCCCGGTGGAGTGTTCGCGATGTGGTCCGACGATCCCCCCGACGAGGAGTTCAGCGCAGACCTGGCCGCCGTCTTCGACGACGTCGAGGCCGCGACCGTCTGGTTCGACAACCCCATTACCCGAGGTCAGTCGGCCGCGACGATCTACCTGGCGACCCGCCCTAACCGCGGAATCGAGCGGGCTGCCGCCGAAAGCCGGGTCACGCAAACCGCCACTGCACCAACCGCTTCGCGTCGGACCGTCGATGGGTAGACACGCGCTGGCGCTGCTCGCAGCTCTCGATATCGCCTGCTCCGATGTCGAGCAGCTCAGCCAGACGACCGCCGAACTGTTTCAGACATATCCGACCGTGCGGTGATCACCAGATTCCCAGGTCTTGCCGACTCGACCCGCGTCCGGGTCCTCGCCGAGATGGGTAACGACCGGACGCGAGTGGCTGATACCCGCGCCTTGAAGGTCTACGCCGGAGCCCTCTGACATTGCCAGGCCACGGTCAGACGCGAACCTGCTCACGCTGCCACCGCACAGAAAACACTTGACTCTTAATCACATCGGAGGTCTAGGGAATGGAGACGGCTCGGTTCCTGTCTCGCTGGTGCCAGCCTGGCGGTGTCAGGTCTTCGATGATGATCATGGGCGGGTTATAGGAACGCGTCGCGGTGGTTGATTGCCCAGTCGAGGTAGCTGGTGGGCTCGCGGCTGGTGATTTCGTGAACCGCCGGGGTGACGATGGCCTGCTCGGTTGTTTCGAAGGCCCATTGGCTCATGAGGAGGTCGAGGTACTCGGGTGGCAGTACCTGGCCGTAGAGTGTGCGCGCTTCTGACTCTGAGAGCACGGTGATTTCGATGGGATCAGTGATGGCTTGGCTGATGAGGCCAACTTGGTCTCGCATGGTCAAGGAGTCCGGCCCGCTGAGGACGATCTTCTCTCCGTCGAGTTGTGCAGTGGTGATGGCACGTACGGCTACAGCGGCGATATCTTCATCGGCTATCGGGGCCTGCTGGGATTCCGGGAAGGGAAGGCCAACATCGCGGTGTTCGCGAATTTGTTTGGCCCAAAAGCGAATTGCGTTGCGAGCGAACGCGCCGGGCCGCAAGCATACAGTGGCGAAGCCGCCGTCGGCGAACGCGTTTTCGACGGCGAGGTGACG encodes:
- a CDS encoding SDR family oxidoreductase, translated to MPVLITGAAGGVGSSIINQLRDTGVEVRATCRRPDPQRWPWLQTFSSDLSQPHTMRRALDGVETVFLYSFAQPDALPGLAEEFKAAGVNKVVVLSTIDTTRHEPFVEYNKQRHLAVENAFADGGFATVCLRPGAFARNAIRFWAKQIREHRDVGLPFPESQQAPIADEDIAAVAVRAITTAQLDGEKIVLSGPDSLTMRDQVGLISQAITDPIEITVLSESEARTLYGQVLPPEYLDLLMSQWAFETTEQAIVTPAVHEITSREPTSYLDWAINHRDAFL
- a CDS encoding spermidine synthase — its product is MSARFEELGWQQTPKGVISLRRRFDPTVRADVFEVKLGDEHLMSSLFTVAEKELARLGLARTPGTALDVVVGGLGLGYTAQEALHCNRIRTVTVVEYSDAVIDWHQRDLLPDTVGLAADDRVTLVCADFFGAATGAVGFDPHTPGRTYDAILLDIDHSPRHLLHDPHADFYTRDGLEAVSTKLAPGGVFAMWSDDPPDEEFSADLAAVFDDVEAATVWFDNPITRGQSAATIYLATRPNRGIERAAAESRVTQTATAPTASRRTVDG
- a CDS encoding DUF1906 domain-containing protein; this translates as MSRRDALRYAAAGSALAAGLGAAAGAGTPVASAAAPTLIDFAMRQIPAQDIRAAGHAGVINYVSTSRPGSTFGAKPITLPYAQSLTAAGLVIVSNYQYGKPGGTAPSDFTRGYAGGVADARTAWQLHTAAGGGQGAPIFFSVDDDINRDTWNNVALQWFRGINSVIGVQRTGIYGGINPCQWAAADGVIGRSQSPGHVWAWQTRSWSGGQVYPAAVLYQRIVSTASNPGPVVGGLEVDVSDVLASDCGQWNLHP
- a CDS encoding toprim domain-containing protein yields the protein MSYTAADITELDDVQHTRLRPAVNLGLDVLNTALRELIDNAVEEVADPSHGGSCVTITLHGDGSVSVADDGRGLPVDTDPTTGKNGIVKTLGTARAGGKFSAHADATSTGAGLNGIGAAAAVFISARTDVTVRRAGKTYLQSFGRGYPGVFEGSGGRDFDPDAPFTRADTQKLRGISNRKPDAQGTEVRILFDTAVVPDSSIDIAEVLLRAHAAARMSPGVHLIVVDEGWPGDEVPPALLEAFNGPWGTDTLLDLMCTAAGNPAPTVRAVVEGRGEYTTGRGPTPFRWSLTAGPAEPATVAAFCNTVRTPGGGSHLTAAMKGLSEALSDRASRIRDLGLAKGEEGPEPQDFAAVTALAVDTRAPDVSWDSQAKTAVSSRSLNLAMAPDVARSVTVWAANPANGEVVSLWTKLALEFARARRSAEGAKARSRAASKAKGLGTNLSLPPKLLPSRETGRGSGAELFLCEGDSALGTIKAARDATFQAAYPLKGKPPNVYGYALSKARAKDEFDSIERILGCGVRDNCDPEQCRYDRILFASDADPDGGNINSSLISMFLDFYRPLVAAGMVYVTLPPLFVVKNGDERIYCQDESERDAAVAQLKATSKKRVEVQRNKGLGEMDADDFWNTVLDPQRRTVIRVHLDHSEMNLHHTLFGGPPEGRRTWMADIAARVDTSALDLD
- a CDS encoding lycopene cyclase family protein, producing the protein MDVLVVGAGPAGMALAAACGKLGLDVGLLDPNPDRPWVATYGMWVPELPADLPASVVAARAAGRAIAITEHRLGWEYAVLDIDALRAHLADQFMGVTVHAGRAVGSPERGVVALADGSTLRAAVVVDAAGRWRPLDPTPSRRVPAEQTAYGLILPEESVTALVAADEALFMDWRADHGEPGWPTFLYVVPLGQGQILVEETSLARRPGLPLSTLRRRLHARLAHHGIAVPNDARSEKVSFRVDHPRHSGSTVLGFGAAAPLIHPATGFSVAASLHLAPRVAAAIAAHLPGDPDGALAAAHATVWSPSAKVIHRVRQIGLEALLRMPGDEVAAFFEQFFALPEAHRWAYLTGRDDVAGTIAAMASLFRESDWRMRRHLVLPALMRPLPTNDQAGVPVQT